Proteins encoded in a region of the Streptomyces sp. NBC_00258 genome:
- the truB gene encoding tRNA pseudouridine(55) synthase TruB — protein sequence MTQKQKTPDGLVIVDKPSGFTSHDVVAKMRGIAKTRRVGHAGTLDPMATGVLVLGVEKATKLLGHLALTEKEYLGTIRLGQNTLTDDAEGDITSSTDASKVARDAVDAGIAKLSGDIMQVPSKVSAIKINGVRSYKRARDGEDFEIPARPVRISSFAVYDIRDAVAEDGTPVMDLVVSVVCSSGTYIRALARDLGADLGVGGHLTALRRTRVGPYKLDSARTLDQLQEELTVMPMAEAAAAAFPRWNVDAKRGQLLTNGVRLEMPEEYAGAGAVGVFDPEGRFLALVEEQKGKAKSLAVFG from the coding sequence ATGACGCAGAAGCAGAAGACGCCCGACGGCCTTGTCATCGTGGACAAGCCGTCGGGCTTCACTTCGCACGACGTGGTCGCCAAGATGCGCGGGATCGCGAAGACCCGCCGCGTCGGACACGCGGGCACCCTCGACCCCATGGCGACGGGCGTGCTCGTCCTCGGCGTCGAGAAGGCGACCAAGCTCCTCGGACACCTCGCGCTGACCGAGAAGGAGTACCTCGGCACCATCCGGCTGGGGCAGAACACCCTGACCGACGACGCCGAGGGCGACATCACCTCCTCCACGGACGCCTCCAAGGTCGCCCGGGACGCCGTCGACGCCGGTATCGCCAAGCTCAGCGGCGACATCATGCAGGTGCCGTCCAAGGTCAGCGCCATCAAGATCAACGGCGTGCGCTCGTACAAGCGGGCACGTGACGGAGAGGACTTCGAGATCCCGGCCCGTCCGGTACGGATCTCGTCGTTCGCCGTGTACGACATCCGGGACGCGGTCGCCGAGGACGGTACGCCCGTCATGGACCTGGTCGTCTCGGTCGTGTGCTCGTCCGGTACGTACATCCGCGCGCTCGCCCGTGACCTGGGTGCCGACCTGGGCGTCGGCGGGCATCTGACGGCGCTGCGGCGCACCCGCGTCGGCCCGTACAAGCTCGACTCCGCCCGCACCCTCGACCAGCTCCAGGAGGAGCTGACGGTGATGCCGATGGCGGAGGCCGCCGCGGCCGCGTTCCCCCGGTGGAACGTGGACGCCAAGCGCGGGCAGCTGCTGACGAACGGTGTGCGGCTGGAGATGCCCGAGGAGTACGCAGGGGCAGGGGCCGTCGGGGTGTTCGATCCCGAGGGGCGGTTCCTGGCACTGGTGGAGGAGCAGAAGGGCAAGGCGAAGAGCCTGGCGGTGTTCGGCTAG
- a CDS encoding trypsin-like peptidase domain-containing protein: MPDAARLAPEATQTAEAAHAAEAAYAVEAAPLAEAVVEAADRALVRICDLAGRPRGTGFVADHRGTVITSHEAVDGLARLVLHAPGDRTCLVTADSVTLLPSLDLALIHTKGLHTDGSGPDGLGLDPLPITVRDSVESGTYVRIAAGGWREARVLGTSAVTYTATDRFHLLDGALELAIGTAGSDALRLGGGAAGGPVVDAATGAVVAVLGTALHSGRRVGGFAVPLSTGPAASGSDSGSGGPLAELLARNAATVPAYGDDLNLAGVLELAATVEAPPGSGGVDPVERAYVVREFRAFDEGPYAVLGLVGTPGSGRTTELAALAARRDRGPEPAPTLWLRGADLLDADSSVADAARRALERAGRIVAASPSTSAPAPAPAPASTSAPGDAAEAGGASAYVPSPEPGTLDGELGDIGPERLARLARDAGRPLLLLLDSPEEMPSALAHRLPEWTEDTAEWLLAHGARLVVACRAEYWERAGAEFPRELLYGCERGGGEAPGRLPACVRLGDLDEGEARRARARYGVPEEALRGADARHPLMLRLLSEVRAAMSLPGASDEQVEPVERVGWVESVESVEPVGRDEVFAAYFDLMCLRVAVRLAAANGLRGTAVRRLAARVSGQVHAAARRCLGPGQGELDRAAFESVFPWGPVPDRRLGGCTGWASAVLTEGLLVPAGDGYRFAHEELADWIQGMHLDLDTALQALLHHRSAEHRYEPGAESGPEPQYGPEPPPVPRHRIGPVLQALLLLPRQQGDADLTLRLRELLRAVDELDPTDTGSWWATRLLSGVLLRVPDATPYVGVLRHLAERVVTWRTEGRAVPGEFGPVFWTRLPLPEAHRFDLLRRLVVADEAPPATELRYLDAVSELLAADPAATQPHLTHWFDDERPLPATPDATVATAAQALLHTHRRRALDDLTEALAESAHPRGDELLAVLAEEEPSAVCRAVDRWTHDERPARRAAAMAHGLRAAPHVRTEADRELLRYAALFLLARPGDCTLHGAALALLVRDPHTRARHLPGALARFRAGDPRLPASALVAALATHPEPVLAAFGDRLREPDTGEALRTLAEVTTPALARRVAVLVRDVVELRPEAAVHVAAYVDRRLEHGPAARSVLYPLVTGLLDGGRPQLRAALAKVFAAPGTPVAHPLRCEFLDLLLTREHDPVVLDALVRAAAEGAFRSGEDHTRALVHSAGLLLVRTPDGATVLDRALLDQSRRIPGFAALVAGWLTDAPEDWSTVVGPSTRRMIENLTGARVPV; this comes from the coding sequence ATGCCGGACGCTGCCCGGCTCGCACCCGAGGCGACGCAGACGGCCGAGGCGGCGCACGCGGCTGAAGCAGCGTATGCCGTCGAGGCAGCGCCCTTGGCCGAAGCGGTGGTCGAAGCCGCGGACCGGGCTCTGGTGCGGATCTGCGATCTCGCCGGGCGGCCGCGCGGCACCGGGTTCGTCGCCGACCACCGGGGCACGGTGATCACCAGCCACGAGGCGGTCGACGGGCTCGCCCGCCTCGTCCTGCACGCGCCCGGGGACCGCACCTGCCTGGTGACGGCCGACTCGGTCACCCTCCTTCCGTCCCTGGACCTCGCCCTGATCCACACGAAGGGGCTCCACACGGACGGTTCCGGCCCGGACGGTCTCGGCCTCGACCCCCTCCCGATCACCGTCCGGGACTCCGTCGAGAGCGGCACGTACGTCCGTATCGCCGCGGGCGGCTGGCGCGAGGCGCGGGTGCTGGGCACGTCAGCCGTGACGTACACGGCGACCGACCGTTTCCATCTCCTCGACGGTGCCCTGGAGTTGGCGATCGGCACGGCGGGAAGCGACGCGCTGCGGCTCGGCGGCGGGGCGGCCGGGGGACCGGTGGTCGACGCGGCAACCGGCGCGGTCGTCGCCGTTCTGGGAACGGCACTTCACTCCGGGCGACGGGTGGGGGGCTTCGCCGTGCCCTTGTCCACGGGACCGGCGGCCTCCGGCTCTGACTCCGGCTCCGGCGGCCCGCTCGCCGAACTGCTGGCCCGCAACGCGGCGACGGTCCCCGCATACGGGGACGACCTCAATCTGGCGGGCGTGCTGGAGCTGGCCGCCACCGTCGAGGCTCCGCCGGGCTCCGGTGGGGTCGATCCTGTCGAACGAGCCTATGTGGTACGGGAGTTCAGGGCCTTCGACGAGGGGCCGTACGCCGTTCTGGGACTCGTCGGGACTCCGGGAAGCGGACGTACGACGGAACTGGCGGCCCTCGCCGCCCGGCGCGACCGGGGCCCGGAACCGGCTCCGACGCTGTGGCTGCGTGGAGCGGATCTGCTGGACGCCGACTCGTCGGTGGCCGACGCGGCGAGGAGGGCGCTGGAGCGGGCGGGGAGGATCGTGGCGGCCTCGCCATCGACCTCGGCTCCGGCCCCGGCCCCGGCCCCTGCATCGACCTCGGCCCCAGGCGATGCGGCGGAGGCCGGGGGAGCGAGCGCGTACGTACCTTCGCCGGAGCCCGGCACCTTGGACGGCGAACTCGGTGACATCGGTCCCGAGCGTCTGGCCCGTCTTGCCCGGGACGCGGGGCGGCCTCTCCTGCTCCTCCTCGACAGCCCGGAGGAGATGCCGTCGGCTCTCGCGCACAGGCTGCCCGAGTGGACCGAGGACACCGCCGAGTGGCTGCTGGCGCACGGGGCACGTCTCGTAGTGGCCTGCCGGGCCGAGTACTGGGAGCGGGCAGGGGCGGAGTTCCCGCGCGAGCTGCTGTACGGGTGCGAGCGGGGCGGAGGCGAGGCCCCGGGGCGGTTGCCCGCCTGCGTACGGCTGGGGGATCTGGACGAAGGCGAGGCACGGCGGGCCCGGGCGCGGTACGGGGTGCCGGAGGAGGCCCTGCGCGGGGCCGACGCGCGCCATCCACTGATGCTGCGGCTGCTGTCGGAGGTACGGGCCGCGATGTCGCTGCCCGGTGCCTCGGACGAGCAGGTCGAGCCGGTCGAGCGGGTGGGGTGGGTCGAGTCGGTCGAGTCGGTCGAGCCGGTCGGCCGGGACGAGGTCTTCGCCGCGTATTTCGATCTGATGTGCCTGCGGGTGGCCGTACGCCTCGCGGCGGCGAACGGGCTGCGCGGCACGGCCGTACGGAGGCTCGCGGCCAGGGTCTCCGGGCAGGTGCACGCGGCCGCGCGGCGCTGTCTGGGGCCGGGGCAGGGGGAGTTGGACCGGGCGGCGTTCGAGTCCGTGTTCCCGTGGGGGCCCGTTCCCGACCGACGGCTCGGCGGCTGTACCGGGTGGGCCTCGGCGGTCCTCACGGAGGGCCTCCTCGTGCCCGCCGGAGACGGCTACCGCTTCGCCCACGAGGAGCTGGCCGACTGGATCCAGGGCATGCACCTCGACCTCGACACGGCACTCCAGGCGCTGCTGCACCACCGGAGTGCCGAGCATCGCTACGAACCCGGGGCCGAGAGCGGGCCCGAACCCCAGTACGGGCCCGAGCCTCCCCCCGTACCCCGTCACCGCATCGGCCCCGTCCTCCAGGCCCTGCTCCTCCTGCCGCGTCAACAAGGGGACGCGGATCTCACCCTCCGGCTCCGTGAACTGCTTCGCGCGGTCGACGAACTGGATCCGACGGACACCGGGTCCTGGTGGGCCACCCGTCTCCTCAGTGGCGTACTGCTCCGGGTCCCCGACGCGACGCCGTACGTCGGAGTGCTGCGGCACCTCGCCGAGCGGGTGGTGACGTGGCGGACCGAAGGGCGGGCCGTGCCGGGGGAGTTCGGTCCCGTGTTCTGGACCCGTCTGCCGCTGCCCGAGGCACACCGCTTCGATCTGCTGAGGCGGCTCGTCGTCGCGGACGAGGCACCGCCCGCCACCGAACTCCGTTACCTGGACGCCGTGTCCGAGCTGCTCGCCGCCGACCCGGCCGCCACTCAGCCCCACCTGACCCACTGGTTCGACGACGAGCGCCCGCTGCCCGCGACCCCCGACGCCACCGTCGCGACCGCCGCTCAGGCCCTTCTCCACACCCATCGGCGCCGCGCCCTGGACGACCTCACGGAGGCCCTGGCCGAGAGCGCGCACCCGCGCGGCGACGAGCTGCTGGCCGTCCTCGCGGAGGAGGAACCGTCCGCGGTGTGCCGGGCGGTCGACCGCTGGACGCACGACGAGCGGCCGGCCCGCCGGGCGGCGGCGATGGCCCACGGGCTGCGGGCCGCGCCGCACGTGCGCACCGAGGCCGACCGCGAGCTGCTGCGCTACGCCGCGCTCTTCCTGCTCGCCCGCCCCGGCGACTGCACGCTGCACGGGGCCGCGCTGGCGCTACTCGTCCGCGATCCGCACACCCGGGCCCGCCATCTGCCGGGGGCCCTCGCGCGCTTCAGGGCGGGCGACCCGCGCCTGCCCGCGAGCGCCCTGGTGGCGGCGCTGGCGACGCACCCCGAACCGGTTCTCGCCGCGTTCGGCGACCGACTCCGCGAGCCGGACACGGGCGAGGCGCTGCGCACGCTCGCCGAGGTCACCACGCCCGCGCTGGCCCGCCGCGTCGCCGTGCTCGTACGGGATGTCGTGGAGCTGCGTCCGGAGGCGGCCGTGCATGTGGCGGCGTACGTCGACCGGCGCCTTGAGCACGGCCCCGCCGCCCGTTCCGTGCTGTATCCCCTGGTCACCGGGCTGCTCGACGGAGGCAGGCCACAGCTGCGGGCCGCGCTCGCCAAGGTGTTCGCGGCACCCGGCACGCCCGTGGCCCACCCGCTGCGGTGCGAGTTCCTGGATCTGCTGCTGACGCGCGAGCACGACCCGGTGGTCCTCGACGCGCTCGTACGGGCCGCCGCGGAGGGCGCGTTTCGCAGCGGTGAGGACCACACCCGCGCACTGGTCCACAGCGCCGGCCTCCTGCTCGTCCGCACCCCGGACGGCGCCACCGTCCTCGACCGTGCCCTTCTGGACCAGAGCCGCCGGATTCCCGGGTTCGCCGCCCTGGTCGCCGGCTGGCTCACCGACGCTCCCGAGGACTGGTCCACCGTGGTCGGCCCCAGTACGCGGCGCATGATCGAGAACCTGACGGGGGCACGCGTTCCGGTGTGA
- the rbfA gene encoding 30S ribosome-binding factor RbfA, with the protein MADNARAKKLADLIREVVAQKLQRGIKDPRLGSHVTITDTRVTGDLREATVFYTVYGDDQERAEAAAGLESAKGVLRSAVGAAAGVKFTPTLTFVADALPDTAKTIEDLLDKARASDAKVREVSAGAAFAGEADPYKKPGEDDETDGDAAE; encoded by the coding sequence GTGGCCGACAACGCGCGGGCGAAGAAGCTGGCGGACCTCATCCGAGAGGTGGTGGCCCAGAAGCTGCAGCGCGGGATCAAGGACCCGCGGCTCGGTTCGCATGTGACCATCACGGACACCCGGGTCACCGGGGACCTCCGGGAGGCGACCGTCTTCTACACGGTGTACGGGGACGACCAGGAGCGTGCGGAGGCCGCCGCGGGCCTGGAGAGCGCCAAGGGCGTGCTCCGCTCGGCCGTCGGCGCGGCAGCCGGTGTGAAGTTCACGCCGACCCTCACCTTCGTGGCGGACGCCCTGCCGGACACCGCCAAGACCATCGAGGACCTGCTCGACAAGGCACGGGCCTCGGACGCGAAGGTGCGCGAGGTCTCGGCCGGCGCAGCCTTCGCCGGTGAAGCGGACCCGTACAAGAAGCCGGGCGAGGACGACGAGACGGACGGCGACGCCGCGGAATGA
- a CDS encoding DUF503 domain-containing protein → MYVGTLSFDLLLGDVRSLKEKRSVVRPIVAELQRKYAVSAAEVDHLDLHRRAGIGLAVVSADTGHLTDVLDHCERLVAGRPEVELLSVRRRFHGEDDD, encoded by the coding sequence ATGTACGTGGGGACTCTGTCCTTCGATCTGCTCCTCGGCGACGTACGGTCACTGAAGGAGAAACGCTCCGTCGTCCGCCCGATCGTGGCCGAACTCCAGCGGAAGTACGCGGTGAGCGCGGCGGAGGTCGACCACCTGGACCTCCACCGGAGGGCCGGTATCGGCCTCGCGGTGGTGTCCGCGGATACGGGGCACCTGACCGACGTACTGGACCACTGCGAGCGTCTGGTCGCCGGCCGTCCCGAGGTGGAGCTGCTGTCCGTGAGACGGCGGTTCCACGGCGAAGACGACGACTGA